In one window of Prevotella sp. E13-17 DNA:
- a CDS encoding archaemetzincin has protein sequence MNRAIYKSLILLSCTMLIACQGGKGNAPSKEAEPNEIVKQKSTVREISLYLYDDFPAKKAQMLADALKEAYPFVSIQKESLVLPKEYYNKVRNRYSGIGLLKDLTRLRKGNVVLGLTDEVIFKANELSPTYGIFGVSPVGAYVAVISSTRPSGKQHSNDHLVKLMMHELGHSFGLNHCSNQHCFMVDAEHGNKFSQTPSFCNECKAFLNNKGWNIK, from the coding sequence ATGAATAGGGCAATTTATAAAAGTCTGATATTACTATCCTGTACGATGCTTATAGCTTGTCAGGGAGGTAAAGGCAACGCTCCGTCAAAAGAGGCTGAGCCCAATGAAATCGTTAAACAGAAATCAACTGTCCGAGAAATCAGTCTGTATCTCTATGACGATTTTCCTGCCAAGAAAGCACAGATGCTGGCTGATGCACTGAAAGAAGCCTATCCGTTCGTCTCTATACAGAAAGAGTCTTTGGTGCTGCCCAAGGAATACTACAATAAAGTGCGGAACCGCTACAGTGGAATAGGATTGTTGAAAGACCTAACCAGGCTTCGCAAAGGGAACGTTGTGCTGGGTTTGACAGATGAGGTCATCTTCAAAGCCAATGAACTTTCACCTACATACGGCATATTCGGTGTAAGCCCTGTAGGTGCATACGTGGCAGTCATATCATCCACTCGTCCATCAGGAAAACAGCATAGCAATGACCACCTGGTGAAGTTGATGATGCACGAGCTGGGGCATTCCTTCGGATTGAATCATTGCAGCAATCAGCATTGTTTCATGGTAGATGCTGAACATGGGAACAAGTTCTCTCAAACACCATCCTTCTGTAATGAGTGCAAGGCATTCTTGAATAACAAAGGGTGGAACATCAAATAA
- a CDS encoding ADP-ribosylglycohydrolase family protein, giving the protein MNTLQDRIRGSLIGGAIGDALGYPVEFIYSFEEIQKRYGEHGITRLDTKQYWLEDAEQAGRAVVSDDTQMTLFTANGLLNAKKQGISLKYGICRAYIEWYLTQIGKKSPKYRDCWLSDVPELNHRRAPGNTCMSSLDDIYRGKDPMNNSKGCGGVMRIAPIPLYAAVQDRMNIEEADLLAGEAAEITHQHPMGYISAALMSHVIYRLARDIEPTQKSMKRYIMEGVDMIRKHYNAYHTDVERMAELAERSIFLLDNGKTDLENIGHLGEGWTGDEALAIALYCSLKHFDSFEDAMIAAVNHGGDSDSTGAVTGNILGAAIGYESIPQFYKDDLEMHELILHMADDLYRGEVTKM; this is encoded by the coding sequence ATGAATACATTACAAGACAGAATACGCGGCTCGCTGATTGGCGGTGCCATCGGTGATGCATTGGGTTATCCAGTGGAGTTTATATATTCCTTCGAGGAGATTCAGAAACGCTATGGTGAGCATGGTATCACTCGCTTGGACACAAAGCAATACTGGTTGGAAGATGCAGAGCAAGCAGGTAGGGCCGTTGTCTCTGATGACACACAGATGACACTCTTTACCGCCAATGGACTATTGAACGCTAAGAAACAAGGCATTTCGCTGAAGTATGGTATCTGTAGAGCCTACATTGAATGGTATTTGACCCAAATCGGAAAGAAATCGCCCAAGTACAGAGATTGCTGGCTAAGTGATGTGCCAGAACTAAACCATCGCCGTGCGCCAGGCAATACCTGTATGTCATCATTGGATGACATCTATCGTGGGAAAGACCCGATGAATAACAGCAAGGGATGCGGTGGTGTGATGCGTATTGCTCCAATCCCATTGTATGCGGCTGTCCAAGACAGGATGAACATAGAGGAGGCTGACCTGCTGGCAGGTGAAGCAGCAGAAATTACCCACCAGCATCCAATGGGCTATATTTCTGCCGCTCTGATGTCCCACGTCATCTATAGGCTGGCGCGTGATATTGAGCCAACTCAGAAAAGCATGAAACGCTATATTATGGAAGGTGTTGACATGATTCGCAAGCACTACAACGCCTACCACACCGATGTGGAACGTATGGCAGAGTTGGCAGAACGTTCCATATTCCTGCTCGACAATGGCAAGACAGACTTGGAGAATATCGGTCATTTGGGCGAGGGTTGGACTGGCGACGAAGCATTGGCTATTGCTCTCTACTGCTCCTTGAAGCATTTCGACAGCTTTGAAGATGCCATGATTGCTGCCGTTAATCATGGTGGCGACAGCGACAGTACAGGAGCCGTGACAGGTAACATCCTTGGGGCAGCCATTGGGTACGAATCTATTCCTCAGTTCTACAAGGATGACTTGGAGATGCACGAGCTGATTCTTCATATGGCAGATGACCTCTATAGAGGTGAAGTAACAAAGATGTAA